A segment of the Bos taurus isolate L1 Dominette 01449 registration number 42190680 breed Hereford chromosome 19, ARS-UCD2.0, whole genome shotgun sequence genome:
aaaaaaaaaggtttcttgGCTCTCCCAGACAGCATCTTTGACTGGATTTGGCAGTGAAAATGAGTTCATTATCTCTACAGACTCTTCACCTGTTTTAAGGGAAACCCACTGCTCCTGGCCCCCTCCAGAAGGTTCTCTCTCAGTTATCCACTCCTCTCTCTGAACTGTAAATATTTCCCTTTTAATTGGCTCTTAACTCATCTCACTTAAGTCGAATCCAGGGCCCTGCCTCTCCTGGGGGGTGTCTTCCCTGGGTCTGTTCCTTCCAGGCGCCCTCCTCCAAGGAGAGCTCTCCCTTTCCAGGGTCAGCTTCCCCTCCCTTTGAgtccctcctcatcccattccCCTCCCTCTGCTGATGCAGAAGCCACAGCCCTTCTGGCCACTACTTTCTGGACCTCTGGGTGGCATTGGTCCGCTCTGACTAGTCTGTAATGAAAACTCTTGCCTGTTGTGACCTCCTCACATTCTGACCCCTCCGAGGGCATGCTGGCTTCTTCTCTGGCTCCTGTGCTGACTCCTTTGCTTCTGCTCCACCAACCAGCCTGCTCAGCCCCACACCTGGGCATTTTCTGGCCTTTGGCCCtggccctcctctctcccctctgtaCAGTCCTCCCTGGGTGAATGCAGGCTCTCCTATCTTTAATGATTACTTCTTGTTGTTCAACCTAAATCTCAATTTCTAGCCTAGAAGCTGTTCTCCCATCCCCGGAATCCCATAGAGACAATGGTTCTTTTCCTGGACATctgtgctggggcttcccaggagcaCCTCAACCTCAACTTATTGGTTTCCCCCTTAACCTTGCTGTTCTTCTTGTAGGTCCTTCTGATGAGGAAAGCCCTCACCCACTCAGGTCACTGGTTAGAggaaattccttggtggtccaggggttagggcCCCTCCCTTCTGCTGCAGCCATCACGGGGTCCAAgcatggttggggaactagggtcCTACAACTTGCAGTGtgggaccaaaaaaagaaaagtccatATATTACCAAGTCACCGAATGGACACTGTGTCTTTGTGTCGCCTAAGTCACTGTGCCCTTTTCACCCACGCACCCAGCCAATCAGACACCGAGTCCTGTCAACTCCACCCACCACATTGCTCAGACCTTCCCTTCCTCTTGTTCTCCAGGTCACCGGCCCCAGTCTGGCCCTTTGCCTCCCGTCCGGTGTCACAGTCTCTGTCTGTAACACAGCCAAGCCCTGCTCAGAACCACAGTCAGAGCTGTGTCCCCAGATTGCAGATCAGAGTGTAGTGACCTGCATGTCTTTCCGCTGCTGGACCAGGCCTCTGAGCAGAAGCTCAGCTCAGGCACCGCTACCTGGAGCCCAGATCTGGGGGCTGGAGATGGGCTCTGGGTCCCAGGACAACTCACCTTGAGCATATTCACAGAGGCTGGGGTCAAGTTTGTCTAAAGGGAAATAAGACCCAGTGGGGGCAATAGGTCGTGTCTTCTAGTAATTCTCCAAATGagactccttttttcttttaggcTGGCTGACACGATGATTGTGAAGCCTACGATGAAAGGACATCAGAGGAAGCGATGTGTCAGCAGGACACTTagaggaggtgggcagggggcaCCTTCTTCTATATCAGTTCCTCCAGCAGGTCAGGCAGAATCTCTCCCTCCCGCTCCCTGAGCATTACCCACCTTCCCCAGGAGACCTAGGATACCCCAGCAGAGTGGCTCTTCTTGACCTGTGCTTGGTCACACTGGTTGGGATTAGTTTTCCCAAGCACAGGGAAAGCATTATCCATGCTCTTGATGATGTGTTCTTACCAAGGAGAAGAGGCCATCGCTTACAAAAGATCCAGAATGAAGTTCTTGGCCTGGAGAGGCTGGCCTTGTGGCCAGGGCTGGATATGCCCTTAGATTTTGCTCCTCTTATTACAAAGTCCGCATGAACCGTTTCAATTTCAGAGACTGGGGCTGAAGACCCTTGACTGGGGTGCTTGCACTGGCACATGGACAAATGTCTCCTCAAGCAACAGAATACAGGGAAACTGTAAGGCATTAAACATACCGGCATGGACCAGCAGCTGGGGCAATCATGAACCATAAGATACAGAAAGAACACAAGTGTACTGCCACTTCTGAGCTGCCAAAAGCAAAAGCAGTGTATTGGGCACGATCCCTGCACACAGCACGACAAGCAGTTGGGCGGACCACCTAAGCCAGTCCTGGGGCCCGCTCTACAGATCTGCCCCCACTCTTACTCCACTGAAGGAACCAGTCCACAGAGGGCAAGCAGGGAACCTGTGTTTTGTTCTTGCTCCTTCCTGCTGCACCTTGAGTACCAGTTAACTCTCACTTGATTTACTTCACCAGCCTCTTATCAGTTCTATTGATGTAAGAGTCTAGGACCCAGGTTGGTCACAAAATGACCCATATGTGGATTTGCATATCAAAATAGAGCTGGTTGCAGAAGCAGCTGGTATCTGGAGAACCTGACTTTTGTGGGGTTGATTTCCCTGGTTTCACATGTTCCCAGATTTCTGTCTTTCTGCAATGCCTACTTTGCTTAAGACTCACACACTGCACAAGGCTTCCTGACCtgatctcttttgctgtcccacCAACTCCTGTCTCCACCTCACACCCAGTACGCTGACCTTGGCCATTTCTGACCCATGCCCAGGCTGTTTCAAGTCTGTACCTTTGCATGTTCTGATCCTTTTGGCTGGAATGTACTGTCTATTCTCCTCCAGGCAAACATACTCTGTCTGCAAGGTCATCTAAGGTGCCTTTCGGGGGAAGTGGTCTTGGAGGTGTGTATGTTGGAAAGgattctcccccaggtcaccagggaagcatgtcCCATCTTTGGAACCCTCAGTTTCTTCTGGTCCTGTCAGGACCTGGCTGCACAGAAGATGGTGTCTCCGCCACATCACCTGCCTGACAACAGAGATGGCTTTGCTCTTTGCTTCTACAATATTCTGGAAAAGGGTTTCCTGGGGATGAGGGTTGTGGACAGCTAGGTTAAGTTCACAGCCAGGGTTCCGGGCACCGTGACCTGTGATGGTCCATCAGGCCCGCTCATGGGGTAAGGAGGGGGTCTCTCTTACACTATGACTGCTCCCCCCACTGCCTGATCCCCTCcagtgactcagggagctcagggcCTCCAGGATGTTGAACTGGCTCAGACATTAGTCCCCCAGTTTCTCAGCATGTGTCTCAGCATGACTCTGCAGGCTCCTGTGGGTGCCTGTAGGATTCTGGTGATGGGGGATCAGAGGACAGTGACGAGGGCTTCCCAGTctagaggaaggaaggagcaaaTCCTGCTGGAGGGTTGTGCTCAGGTGTGATTTGCTTACAGCCAGGTAGCCAGGAGAAAGTTTGGGCCTGGAGCAGGAAGGAAGAGCCCAAGGACAGTTCCTTTCTGCCCCCGTCAcatcttcctctcctccctccagctGTGTCTCACAAACCCAGCCCTCACCCACTTTGTGCCCCAACCTTGAACCTGAGTGTTTGATTTGGAACAAGAAGACAGAGGGCCAGTTAAAATGACGTGGGCcagttaaaatgcagatttgaaACTCAGCCCTATTTCCCGAACTGAGTTaaccactgcccccaccccagcctccactCCCTGCCAACCCTCTGCCTTTGGCTGCTTGTCTTGAATGTACCCATCATGCCACTGTCCAGAAGCACCACCCAGAGCCAGAAACTTCCAGACACTAAGGAGGCATCGTGCAACCCGTTCTGTCTGTCCGTGTGTCTATCTTGCATGTTGCATTCTGATTCAAGAGCCTGAAGAGTCAAGAGTTTTAGCGATgttcatcttcatttttctgtcCTTGTGGACTCttctggtgatgggcagggaggaaggtggtgttgggagtgaggagggagttggGAAGCAATGTCATCCCAGCCTGCCTCCCCGCTGCCCCTCCAGATCCCCTAGTGACCAGCCCTGGACACACCCTGACCAGAGCCAGCTGTTTGCAGACCTGAGCCGAGAAGAGCTGACAACTGTGATGAGCTTCCTGACTCAGCAGCTGGGGCCAGACCTGGTGGATGCAGCCCAGGCCCGACCCTCAGACAACTGTGTCTTCTCGGTAGAACTTCAGCTGCCCCCCAAGGCTGCAGCCCTGGCCCACCTGGACAGGGGGAGCCCCCCACCTGCCCGGGAGGCACTGGCCATCGTCTTCTTTGGCGGACAACCCCAGCCCAATGTGACTGAGCTGGTAGTGGGGCCGCTGCCCCAGCCCTCCTACATGCGGGATGTGACCGTGGAGCGTCATGGCGGCCCCCTGCCCTATTACCGACGCCCCGTGCTTCTCCGAGAGTACCTGGACATAGACCAGATGATCTTCAACAGAGAGCTGCCCCAGGCTGCTGGTGTCCTGCACCACTGCTGCTCCTACAAACAAGGAGGACAGAAACTGTTGACCATGAACTCAGCTCCCCGTGGAGTGCAGTCAGGTGATAGGTCCACTTGGTTTGGCATCTACTATAACATCACAAAGGGTGGGCCTTACCTGCACCCCGTGGGGTTGGAGCTTCTGGTAGACCATAAGGCTCTGGACCCTGCCGATTGGACCGTCCAGAAGGTGTTCTTTCAAGGCCGCTACTATGAAAATCTGGCCCAACTGGAGGAGCAGTTTGAGGCTGGCCAGGTGAATGTGGTGGTGATCCCAGACGATGGCACAGGTGGGTTCTGGTCCCTGAAGTCCCAGGTGCCTCCGGGTCCAACTCCCCCTCTGCAGTTCCATCCTCAGGGCCCCCGCTTCAGTGTCCAGGGCAATCGAGTGGCCTCCTCATTGTGGACTTTCTCCTTTGGCCTCGGAGCTTTCAGTGGTCCTAGGGTCTTTGACGTTCGATTCCAGGGAGAACGGCTGGCTTATGAGATCAGCCTGCAAGAGGCTGGTGCTGTCTACGGTGGGAATACTCCAGCAGCAATGCTCACTCGCTATATGGATAGTGGCTTTGGCATGGGTTACTTCGCCACACCCCTGATTCGTGGCGTAGACTGCCCTTACCTGGCCACCTACATGGACTGGCACTTCGTTGTGGAGTCCCAAACCCCCAAGACACTACATGATGCCTTTTGTGTGTTTGAGCAGAACAAGGGCCTGCCCCTGAGGCGACACCACTCAGATTTTCTTTCCCACTATTTTGGGGGCGTTGCACAGACAGTGCTGGTCTTCAGGTCTGTGTCCACGATGCTCAACTATGACTATGTGTGGGATATGGTCTTCTACCCCAATGGGGCCATAGAAGTCAAATTGCATGCCACGGGCTACATCAGCTCAGCGTTCCTCTTTGGTGCTGCCCGAAGATACGGAAACCAGGTTGGGGAACACACGCTGGGCCCCGTCCACACCCACAGTGCCCACTACAAGGTGGATCTGGACGTGGGAGGTAAGACACCCTAAGGGAGGCAACGATTTCAGTAGAGGGGGCTGAAAGATTGGAGGCATCTTTGGGTgagaggggagggaagcaggGGACACACTCAGTCTGGTCTTCTCTTTGACCCCAACTCTGAAGCCAGGTGCAGGCAGAGTCCAGAGGGGCAGGGCAGCTGCCTGACcagccctccctcctcctctccccctttgcactgccccccacccccaggactggaaaactgGGTCTGGGCTGAGGATATGGCTTTTGTCCCCACGGCGATACCCTGGAGCCCTGAGCACCAGATACAGAGGCTGCAGGTGACCCGGAAGCAGCTGGAGACCGAGGAGCAGGCTGCCTTCCCCCTGGGAGGGGCTTCCCCTCGCTACCTGTACCTGGCCAGCAAGCAGAGCAACAAGTGGGGGCACCCTCGCGGCTATCGCATCCAGACCGTCAGCTTTGCTGGGGGGCCGATGCCCCAGAACAGCCCCATGGAGAGAGCCTTCAgctgggggaggtgggtggggtgtGTTGTTGGAGGGGGGTGGATGAGATGAGAAGAGCATGTTGGGAGGGGCAATTGGAAATCCAGTTCAAATTCTACACCAGGTGAGCTAAGAGTACAAAACTTATTTCTTGGGTATCAAAAGGCCAACAGTGGATACACAGCCCCCTGGGAATGCTAGAGCCCAGGTGGGAAAAGTCTTTTCTGTTTTGGTTGGGTCATGCTGTTAAATTGCAAGGGATCAACAGGTAGACATGGAAAGATGTTGAGCTACTGACAACTTCCAGGGTGACATTGAGTGACTATAGATGAGAGGGGAAACCTGAGGTCCATGGACTCAGCTCCCTTCCATGATGATCAGGAAGCAGGACAGGGACAGGGACAGTGACCATGGACCCCTGACCAGAGCATCTCTAGGTACCAGCTGGCCATAAcccagaggaaggagacagagcccAGCAGCTCCAGCGTCTTCAATCAGAATGACCCCTGGACTCCCACCGTGGACTTTTCTGACTTCATCAACAATGAGACCATTGCTGGAAAGGTCAGCTAACTgtgggagaagagggaggggtggggggcacagaGATCAGCCCCACCTTCCCTTGGCAGTGGGGCCTGAAAACCGGTGATCACCTGAAGGGCTGAGCTGACTCCTGCTTTTGTGGTCTTATGGATCTGCTCCTTACCTGTGGAAGGAAACTTCCTAAGCTGGGAGTTCATCTGCAGACCCTCAAGAGGTAGCAGCCCTCTCAGTCTCAGTCTCAGCCTCAGCTCTGTGGACTGAGTCCTTTAAGGGCTGCAGGATTCAGGAGGGCTCGAGTGACCACAGAAGATAACATCGCTTATATCAACATCTCTGTTTTTGGCTTCACACTAAAGACTGATTTCTAAATGTCAGCCTTTTTTGCCTCTCAATGCCTCATCTTCCCtcttccattttccttctctCAGTTAGTTTGGGAATAGCCCCAGAGTCGGGGGAGGTGCTGAAGTAACCTGTAGGTTGCATTATTCCCCTCCCATGTATAGACTGATGGCGATGTGACAGGGAAAGTCAGAGATGGAGACTGTAGGCTGGCAAGGGGTTCTGGTATTGCTCCCAATGTGAAATTGATTCTTTATGCTTTGATTTCTGGGCTAGTAGGAAAAACGTTAAAGACTTCAAACTCTCTTGTTTGAAGCTGGGCTCCCAAAGTGAATCCTGGGGGAGGCAAGTGTCCTTAGCAGTGCCAGGAGTCATGACTCTGTTTCTACCCCACTAGGACTTGGTGGCCTGGGTGACAGCCGGTTTCCTGCACATCCCACAtgcagaggatattcccaacacGGTGACGGTGGGGAACGGTGTGGGCTTCTTCTTGAGACCCTACAACTTCTTTGACCAGGAGCCCTCCATGGATTCTGCTGACTCCATCTACTTCCGGGAAGGCCAGGATGCTGGGTCCTGTGAGATCAACCCCCTGGCTTGCCTGCCCCAGGCTGCTACCTGTGCCCCTGACCTCCCTGTCTTCTCCCACGGGGGCTACCCTGAGTACTAGGTGGTCCTTGGGGCGAGGAATGTGTCTAGGACCCAAAGACAAGGGAgtgtggagaggggaggggctgggcacTGAGTTTCTCCCAGCTCCCACCCCAGGTTCCTCCCTCTCCCATCTTCTGCCCTTGCCTCCTCAACCCTGCTGGAAGTATCCATAGCCTGTGCTGCCTGACCCATGGGCTTCTCAACTCTGTTGACTCCTGACCTGCTGCATTCCTATCGCAGAGAGAAAAGGAATGGCCAACTGGGAGTCTAGAATGATGATTAAACCTTTCCGGAAGACTTAACTTcggcaattttttttgtttgttttctacttaTTTTGCCTCTGGGTTTCTCAAATCATTTTAGGCCATGCCAGATCTTTCTTGAGACTCCCCAGTCCTCACTTgggaggggaggatgggggcTCTCTATGGGGATGGCCGCCTAGGTGCCCCGGGCAGGGCTCCTGCCAGGTGAATCCAGGAGTCCAGCTGGAAGGAGCTCTTTGGCCCATCTTTCCTCTCATTctagtcctttctctctctctctcttccttcttgttTAACCCCTcgtgttcttcagttcagttcagttcagtccctcagtcatgtccgactccttgagacaccatggacagcagcacaccaggcctccctgtccatcaccaactcccagagcctgctcaaactcatgtccattgagtcagtgatgccatccaaccatctcatcctctgtcgtccccttctcctcctgccttcaatctttcccagcatcagggtcttttccaatgagtcagttcttcacatcagttgactaaatagtggagtttcagcttcagcatcagtccttccaatgagatggtaggaggggtgaaatcacatttagaatcaaaccccatacccgccagagacatttggagggctcaaacaaaaccttgtgcataccaggacccag
Coding sequences within it:
- the SAO gene encoding primary amine oxidase, liver isozyme precursor: MFIFIFLSLWTLLVMGREEGGVGSEEGVGKQCHPSLPPRCPSRSPSDQPWTHPDQSQLFADLSREELTTVMSFLTQQLGPDLVDAAQARPSDNCVFSVELQLPPKAAALAHLDRGSPPPAREALAIVFFGGQPQPNVTELVVGPLPQPSYMRDVTVERHGGPLPYYRRPVLLREYLDIDQMIFNRELPQAAGVLHHCCSYKQGGQKLLTMNSAPRGVQSGDRSTWFGIYYNITKGGPYLHPVGLELLVDHKALDPADWTVQKVFFQGRYYENLAQLEEQFEAGQVNVVVIPDDGTGGFWSLKSQVPPGPTPPLQFHPQGPRFSVQGNRVASSLWTFSFGLGAFSGPRVFDVRFQGERLAYEISLQEAGAVYGGNTPAAMLTRYMDSGFGMGYFATPLIRGVDCPYLATYMDWHFVVESQTPKTLHDAFCVFEQNKGLPLRRHHSDFLSHYFGGVAQTVLVFRSVSTMLNYDYVWDMVFYPNGAIEVKLHATGYISSAFLFGAARRYGNQVGEHTLGPVHTHSAHYKVDLDVGGLENWVWAEDMAFVPTAIPWSPEHQIQRLQVTRKQLETEEQAAFPLGGASPRYLYLASKQSNKWGHPRGYRIQTVSFAGGPMPQNSPMERAFSWGRYQLAITQRKETEPSSSSVFNQNDPWTPTVDFSDFINNETIAGKDLVAWVTAGFLHIPHAEDIPNTVTVGNGVGFFLRPYNFFDQEPSMDSADSIYFREGQDAGSCEINPLACLPQAATCAPDLPVFSHGGYPEY